In Poecile atricapillus isolate bPoeAtr1 chromosome 22, bPoeAtr1.hap1, whole genome shotgun sequence, a genomic segment contains:
- the NADK gene encoding NAD kinase isoform X1, with protein sequence MEMSREKLCASKADGSSDSAYHCLACHDDEEWGSMSRGRAKSRSLSASPALGSTKEFRRTRSLHGPCPVTTFGPKACMLQNPKTIMHIQDPASQRLTWNKPPKSVLVIKKIRDASLLQPFKELCVYLTEENNMIVYVEKKVLEDPAIANDENFGPVKKKFCTFREDYDDISNQIDFIICLGGDGTLLYASSLFQGSVPPVMAFHLGSLGFLTPFNFENFQSQVTQVIEGNAALVLRSRLKVKVVKEHREKTTVQNGIEENGVVSANLEKEVGKQIMQYEVLNEVVVDRGPSSYLSNVDVFLDGHLITTVQGDGVIVSTPTGSTAYAAAAGASMIHPNVPAIMITPICPHSLSFRPIVVPAGVELKIMLSPDARNTAWVSFDGRKRQEICHGDSISITTSCYPLPSICFRDPVSDWFESLAECLHWNVRKKQNNFAVEEEEF encoded by the exons ATGGAGATGAGTCGGGAGAAGCTGTGTGCCAGCAAGGCTGATGGGAGCTCAGACTCTGCCTACCACTGCTTGGCATGTCACGATGATGAGGAGTGGGGCAGCATGAGCCGGGGGCGAGCCAAGTCACGGAGTTTGTCAGCTTCACCAGCCCTTGGAAGCACCAAAGAATTCAG GAGAACACGCTCCTTGCACGGACCATGCCCAGTGACCACGTTTGGACCAAAGGCCTGCATGCTGCAGAATCCTAAAACTATTAT GCACATTCAGGATCCAGCAAGCCAGCGGTTGACATGGAACAAACCTCCCAAGAGTGTCCTTGTGATTAAAAAGATCCGTGATGCCAGTCTGCTGCAGCCCTTCAAAGAGCTCTGTGTGTACCTCACTGAG gAGAACAATATGATAGTGTatgtagaaaaaaaagtattggaAGACCCTGCTATAGCTAATGATGAGAATTTTGGACCAGTGAAGAAGAAATTTTGCACCTTCAGAGAAG ACTATGATGATATCTCCAATCAGATAGACTTTATCATATGCCTGGGAGGAGATGGGACCTTACTTTATGCTTCTTCACTTTTCCAG GGTAGTGTACCTCCAGTTATGGCTTTTCATCTGGGATCCCTTGGATTTCTTACTCCATTTAATTTTGAGAATTTTCAGTCCCAAGTCACTCAGGTTATAGAAG GCAATGCAGCTCTCGTTCTCCGGAGCAGGCTCAAGGTGAAGGTAGTGAAGGAGCACAGGGAGAAAACCACAGTGCAGAATGGGATAGAGGAAAACGGAGTCGTGTCTGCAAACCTGGAGAAAGAAGTGGGCAAGCAGATTATGCAGTATGAG GTCCTCAATGAAGTTGTGGTGGATCGTGGCCCTTCCTCCTACCTGTCCAACGTGGACGTGTTTCTGGACGGGCACCTGATAACCACAGTGCAAGGAGATG gggtgatCGTGTCCACGCCGACCGGCAGCACTGCGTACGCCGCCGCAGCTGGAGCCTCCATGATCCACCCCAATGTCCCTGCCATCATGATCACCCCCATCTGCCCCCACTCCCTGTCCTTCAGACCCATTGTGGTTCCTGCTGGAGTGGAACTCAAG ATTATGCTCTCCCCAGATGCCAGGAACACGGCTTGGGTTTCATTTGATGGAAGGAAGAGGCAGGAAATATGCCATGGAGACAG TATCAGCATCACTACCTCTTGCTACCCCCTCCCCTCCATCTGCTTCCGGGACCCTGTGAGCGACTGGTTCGAGAGTCTGGCTGAGTGCCTGCACTGGAACGTCCGCAAGAAGCAGAACAACTTCGCCGTGGAGGAAGAAGAATTCTGA
- the NADK gene encoding NAD kinase isoform X4: MLQNPKTIMHIQDPASQRLTWNKPPKSVLVIKKIRDASLLQPFKELCVYLTEENNMIVYVEKKVLEDPAIANDENFGPVKKKFCTFREDYDDISNQIDFIICLGGDGTLLYASSLFQGSVPPVMAFHLGSLGFLTPFNFENFQSQVTQVIEGNAALVLRSRLKVKVVKEHREKTTVQNGIEENGVVSANLEKEVGKQIMQYEVLNEVVVDRGPSSYLSNVDVFLDGHLITTVQGDGVIVSTPTGSTAYAAAAGASMIHPNVPAIMITPICPHSLSFRPIVVPAGVELKIMLSPDARNTAWVSFDGRKRQEICHGDSISITTSCYPLPSICFRDPVSDWFESLAECLHWNVRKKQNNFAVEEEEF, encoded by the exons ATGCTGCAGAATCCTAAAACTATTAT GCACATTCAGGATCCAGCAAGCCAGCGGTTGACATGGAACAAACCTCCCAAGAGTGTCCTTGTGATTAAAAAGATCCGTGATGCCAGTCTGCTGCAGCCCTTCAAAGAGCTCTGTGTGTACCTCACTGAG gAGAACAATATGATAGTGTatgtagaaaaaaaagtattggaAGACCCTGCTATAGCTAATGATGAGAATTTTGGACCAGTGAAGAAGAAATTTTGCACCTTCAGAGAAG ACTATGATGATATCTCCAATCAGATAGACTTTATCATATGCCTGGGAGGAGATGGGACCTTACTTTATGCTTCTTCACTTTTCCAG GGTAGTGTACCTCCAGTTATGGCTTTTCATCTGGGATCCCTTGGATTTCTTACTCCATTTAATTTTGAGAATTTTCAGTCCCAAGTCACTCAGGTTATAGAAG GCAATGCAGCTCTCGTTCTCCGGAGCAGGCTCAAGGTGAAGGTAGTGAAGGAGCACAGGGAGAAAACCACAGTGCAGAATGGGATAGAGGAAAACGGAGTCGTGTCTGCAAACCTGGAGAAAGAAGTGGGCAAGCAGATTATGCAGTATGAG GTCCTCAATGAAGTTGTGGTGGATCGTGGCCCTTCCTCCTACCTGTCCAACGTGGACGTGTTTCTGGACGGGCACCTGATAACCACAGTGCAAGGAGATG gggtgatCGTGTCCACGCCGACCGGCAGCACTGCGTACGCCGCCGCAGCTGGAGCCTCCATGATCCACCCCAATGTCCCTGCCATCATGATCACCCCCATCTGCCCCCACTCCCTGTCCTTCAGACCCATTGTGGTTCCTGCTGGAGTGGAACTCAAG ATTATGCTCTCCCCAGATGCCAGGAACACGGCTTGGGTTTCATTTGATGGAAGGAAGAGGCAGGAAATATGCCATGGAGACAG TATCAGCATCACTACCTCTTGCTACCCCCTCCCCTCCATCTGCTTCCGGGACCCTGTGAGCGACTGGTTCGAGAGTCTGGCTGAGTGCCTGCACTGGAACGTCCGCAAGAAGCAGAACAACTTCGCCGTGGAGGAAGAAGAATTCTGA
- the NADK gene encoding NAD kinase isoform X3, with amino-acid sequence MQCELLPFPAWHIQDPASQRLTWNKPPKSVLVIKKIRDASLLQPFKELCVYLTEENNMIVYVEKKVLEDPAIANDENFGPVKKKFCTFREDYDDISNQIDFIICLGGDGTLLYASSLFQGSVPPVMAFHLGSLGFLTPFNFENFQSQVTQVIEGNAALVLRSRLKVKVVKEHREKTTVQNGIEENGVVSANLEKEVGKQIMQYEVLNEVVVDRGPSSYLSNVDVFLDGHLITTVQGDGVIVSTPTGSTAYAAAAGASMIHPNVPAIMITPICPHSLSFRPIVVPAGVELKIMLSPDARNTAWVSFDGRKRQEICHGDSISITTSCYPLPSICFRDPVSDWFESLAECLHWNVRKKQNNFAVEEEEF; translated from the exons ATGCAATGTGAATTactgcctttccctgcctg GCACATTCAGGATCCAGCAAGCCAGCGGTTGACATGGAACAAACCTCCCAAGAGTGTCCTTGTGATTAAAAAGATCCGTGATGCCAGTCTGCTGCAGCCCTTCAAAGAGCTCTGTGTGTACCTCACTGAG gAGAACAATATGATAGTGTatgtagaaaaaaaagtattggaAGACCCTGCTATAGCTAATGATGAGAATTTTGGACCAGTGAAGAAGAAATTTTGCACCTTCAGAGAAG ACTATGATGATATCTCCAATCAGATAGACTTTATCATATGCCTGGGAGGAGATGGGACCTTACTTTATGCTTCTTCACTTTTCCAG GGTAGTGTACCTCCAGTTATGGCTTTTCATCTGGGATCCCTTGGATTTCTTACTCCATTTAATTTTGAGAATTTTCAGTCCCAAGTCACTCAGGTTATAGAAG GCAATGCAGCTCTCGTTCTCCGGAGCAGGCTCAAGGTGAAGGTAGTGAAGGAGCACAGGGAGAAAACCACAGTGCAGAATGGGATAGAGGAAAACGGAGTCGTGTCTGCAAACCTGGAGAAAGAAGTGGGCAAGCAGATTATGCAGTATGAG GTCCTCAATGAAGTTGTGGTGGATCGTGGCCCTTCCTCCTACCTGTCCAACGTGGACGTGTTTCTGGACGGGCACCTGATAACCACAGTGCAAGGAGATG gggtgatCGTGTCCACGCCGACCGGCAGCACTGCGTACGCCGCCGCAGCTGGAGCCTCCATGATCCACCCCAATGTCCCTGCCATCATGATCACCCCCATCTGCCCCCACTCCCTGTCCTTCAGACCCATTGTGGTTCCTGCTGGAGTGGAACTCAAG ATTATGCTCTCCCCAGATGCCAGGAACACGGCTTGGGTTTCATTTGATGGAAGGAAGAGGCAGGAAATATGCCATGGAGACAG TATCAGCATCACTACCTCTTGCTACCCCCTCCCCTCCATCTGCTTCCGGGACCCTGTGAGCGACTGGTTCGAGAGTCTGGCTGAGTGCCTGCACTGGAACGTCCGCAAGAAGCAGAACAACTTCGCCGTGGAGGAAGAAGAATTCTGA
- the NADK gene encoding NAD kinase isoform X2, producing MEMSREKLCASKADGSSDSAYHCLACHDDEEWGSMSRGRAKSRSLSASPALGSTKEFRRTRSLHGPCPVTTFGPKACMLQNPKTIMHIQDPASQRLTWNKPPKSVLVIKKIRDASLLQPFKELCVYLTEENNMIVYVEKKVLEDPAIANDENFGPVKKKFCTFREDYDDISNQIDFIICLGGDGTLLYASSLFQGSVPPVMAFHLGSLGFLTPFNFENFQSQVTQVIEGNAALVLRSRLKVKVVKEHREKTTVQNGIEENGVVSANLEKEVGKQIMQYEVLNEVVVDRGPSSYLSNVDVFLDGHLITTVQGDGVIVSTPTGSTAYAAAAGASMIHPNVPAIMITPICPHSLSFRPIVVPAGVELKIMLSPDARNTAWVSFDGRKRQEICHGDRS from the exons ATGGAGATGAGTCGGGAGAAGCTGTGTGCCAGCAAGGCTGATGGGAGCTCAGACTCTGCCTACCACTGCTTGGCATGTCACGATGATGAGGAGTGGGGCAGCATGAGCCGGGGGCGAGCCAAGTCACGGAGTTTGTCAGCTTCACCAGCCCTTGGAAGCACCAAAGAATTCAG GAGAACACGCTCCTTGCACGGACCATGCCCAGTGACCACGTTTGGACCAAAGGCCTGCATGCTGCAGAATCCTAAAACTATTAT GCACATTCAGGATCCAGCAAGCCAGCGGTTGACATGGAACAAACCTCCCAAGAGTGTCCTTGTGATTAAAAAGATCCGTGATGCCAGTCTGCTGCAGCCCTTCAAAGAGCTCTGTGTGTACCTCACTGAG gAGAACAATATGATAGTGTatgtagaaaaaaaagtattggaAGACCCTGCTATAGCTAATGATGAGAATTTTGGACCAGTGAAGAAGAAATTTTGCACCTTCAGAGAAG ACTATGATGATATCTCCAATCAGATAGACTTTATCATATGCCTGGGAGGAGATGGGACCTTACTTTATGCTTCTTCACTTTTCCAG GGTAGTGTACCTCCAGTTATGGCTTTTCATCTGGGATCCCTTGGATTTCTTACTCCATTTAATTTTGAGAATTTTCAGTCCCAAGTCACTCAGGTTATAGAAG GCAATGCAGCTCTCGTTCTCCGGAGCAGGCTCAAGGTGAAGGTAGTGAAGGAGCACAGGGAGAAAACCACAGTGCAGAATGGGATAGAGGAAAACGGAGTCGTGTCTGCAAACCTGGAGAAAGAAGTGGGCAAGCAGATTATGCAGTATGAG GTCCTCAATGAAGTTGTGGTGGATCGTGGCCCTTCCTCCTACCTGTCCAACGTGGACGTGTTTCTGGACGGGCACCTGATAACCACAGTGCAAGGAGATG gggtgatCGTGTCCACGCCGACCGGCAGCACTGCGTACGCCGCCGCAGCTGGAGCCTCCATGATCCACCCCAATGTCCCTGCCATCATGATCACCCCCATCTGCCCCCACTCCCTGTCCTTCAGACCCATTGTGGTTCCTGCTGGAGTGGAACTCAAG ATTATGCTCTCCCCAGATGCCAGGAACACGGCTTGGGTTTCATTTGATGGAAGGAAGAGGCAGGAAATATGCCATGGAGACAG